One window of Polycladomyces zharkentensis genomic DNA carries:
- a CDS encoding DUF4244 domain-containing protein: MNKWMAKGFHAVEDVKEAFKKVLIDRKGGSTVEYVVVLAAAVALAGVLYNYVKNGGGQSLLQQKIQNVFNQIKS; this comes from the coding sequence ATGAACAAATGGATGGCCAAAGGATTTCATGCTGTGGAAGACGTAAAAGAAGCGTTCAAAAAAGTGCTGATTGATCGTAAAGGTGGTTCTACGGTTGAGTATGTGGTCGTATTGGCCGCTGCGGTGGCATTGGCCGGAGTATTGTATAATTACGTTAAAAATGGGGGAGGTCAGAGTCTCCTGCAGCAAAAAATTCAAAATGTCTTTAACCAAATCAAAAGCTAA